In Bdellovibrionota bacterium, the DNA window TAATAGCCCCGAAGCGACTGACGATCGGCATTCAGCACCTCTTCCCGATACGAGCCGCTTTGCGTAAAGAAGGAAAAGAGCCCCTTTTCCTTGGTCTGCATCACTTTCTTCAATTCAGAGTCCGAAAAGACCTTGTTGCCCAAAATATTGATTCGGCGGACGACGACCTTCTTGTTTTCTTGAATCTTAAATGTCAGTCGTGCCTCATTATTCGGGAGCGGCGTCAGCCCGCTCGCAATGTCGGCTAAATAGAATCCCTTTCCATCGTAATATTTTCTCAGGCGGGCGACGTCTTCGCGGATTTTATTGTCATCCAGGTACGTGAAGGCTTTGGTTTGGACCTCTTTCTGAAGATCTTCCGTCTTTTCCTCGTCGTTTCCGGAAAATACAATCTCACGAATCGACGTTTTTTCGACGACCTTGAATGTCAACGCGCCCGACGCTTCTTCGAAGGAGACTTGAACGTCCTTAAAAAAGCCCATTCGATAGATGCTTCGAACATCTTGGGAAATTTTGGACCGGTCCATCGAACTTTTCGGCTTGGATTGGATCACGGCTAAAATGGCGTCGCGCTCGATCCGCTTGTTTCCTTCGATCACGACGCGCGCTACGTCAGCCGCATACGCGCCCGGCAAGATGAGGAACCAAAAGCAAAATCCGATGACGATTTTTCGGATCATTACCCAGAACCCCGTACCTCGTGCAGTCGGCCGTCCCGCATTCGAAGAACCCGGTCGGCCGATTGCGCCAGTTCGAGATTGTGCGTAACCAAAATGAGACTGCGATCCCGCCCTTTGGTCACACGAAACAGGATTTCCGCCACACCCTGCGCGGTTTCCACGTCCAGATTTCCCGTCGGCT includes these proteins:
- a CDS encoding POTRA domain-containing protein encodes the protein MIRKIVIGFCFWFLILPGAYAADVARVVIEGNKRIERDAILAVIQSKPKSSMDRSKISQDVRSIYRMGFFKDVQVSFEEASGALTFKVVEKTSIREIVFSGNDEEKTEDLQKEVQTKAFTYLDDNKIREDVARLRKYYDGKGFYLADIASGLTPLPNNEARLTFKIQENKKVVVRRINILGNKVFSDSELKKVMQTKEKGLFSFFTQSGSYREEVLNADRQSLRGY